TGGCTCCGATCAGGGGCTTGGTCGATTCAAACAGGCGCAGGGTCAGCAGGCCGCCGCCGTCCCGCGCGGCCTCTGCGCCATAGTTGACCGAGCCGTCGGCGTTCATCAGCGACTGCTGGCCTTCATCGACGAAGCCGCGCGTTCCGGCAGACAGGTCGGCGCCGGCGCAATAGGCCCGTCCCTCGCCCGTGAAGATCACCGCCCGCACCGCGTCGTCGGCGTCGGTCCGATCCAGGGCGTCGATCATCTCGTGCATCATCACGGGCGTGAAGGCGTTCAGCTTGTCAGGCCGCGACAGGGTGATCAGGGCGACGCCGTCTTCGACCTCATAACGGATCGTATTGTAACTCATGATCTTGCTCGGTTTACTGTTGGAAGCGTCTCAGGCGCCGGTGAAGGCCGCAGCCCGTTTTTCCATGAAGGCGCGCACGCCTTCGCGGTGATCGGCGCTTTGCCCCGCCGTACGCTGGGCCGCGCGCTCTTGGGCCAAGGCGGTTTCCCAGTCCGCATCGACCGCCGACCAGGCCAGTTGGCGGATAAGCCTCTGGGAATAGGCGCCCTTGGCCAGACGCTGCGCCAGGGCCAAGGCCGCCTCGGCCAGTTCAGCGTCCGGCACGACCCGGTTGATCAGGCCCCATTCCAGCGCCTTGGCCGCAGACAACCGTTCACCCAGCAGCATCAGCTCGGACGCCCGCGCCCGGCCGATGGTGCGTACCAGCAGATGTGAGGAGCCGCCGTCGGGGGCCAGTCCAATGCGGGAAAAGGCCTGAAGAAAGAAGGCGCTCTCTCCCGCCACGATCATGTCGCCCGCCAGAGCCAGCGAGGCCCCGACGCCAGCCGCAGCCCCGTTGACGGCGCTGACCCAAGGCAGGGGCATGTTCCGCAGCCGGGTCATCAGCGGATTGATATGACTGTCCAGGGTCTCGCCGGCGTCATAATCCGCCCCGTCCATCCGGCCCTCCATGCCCATGCCGATATTGGCCCCGGAACAAAAGGCCCGACCGGCGCCGGTCAAGATCATCGCCCGCGCCTTGGCCGCAACCTCGTCCAGAAGGTCGCCAAAGGCCTCGATCGAGCCCAGGGTGACGGCATTCAGGGTTGATGGGTCGTCCATCCGCAGAATCGCGATCTGATCGCGCCATTCCAGGCTCATGCCGGTCGTAGTCATCTTGTTTTCTCCCTTGCCAATCCAATCAGGCGGGCGGGCTTTTCTCGAATTGAACGGCGCCTGCGGGCAGTTCGACCCAGGGCAGCTTTGAACGGGTCCATATGTGCACCTGCGGTCCATAGGGGCCGGCGTCGTCCAGAGTGCCGGCCTTGACGGCCACGATCTTGGGCGTTGCCGCAGGAACCGAGCGGATCGGCGATCCACAGGCCGGGCAAAACTGCCGCTCGACCGGCGCGCCGCTTTCGGTGTCGGTATCCGAATAGACCGCCAGCTCACCTTCAATCGACAGGGTTGAGGCGCGCACCACCAGATTGACCGAATAGGCCGCGCCCGACTGCTTGCGACAGTTGGTGCAGTGACAGGCTGCGACGGCCAGCGGCGGCGCGCTCAGAACGTAGCGTACGGCTCCGCAGTTGCAGCCGCCGGTCAGTTTGAAATCGTCGGACATGGCAGGCTCTCCGATCAGGCCGCCGAGGCGGCGTCACGCTGGATGATGTCGGCCGCGCGCCAGGCCATGGCCATGGTCGGGCCGTTAGTGTTGCCCGATGGGACGACCGGCATGATGGAGGTATCCATCACGCGCAGGCCATCGACGCCGCGCACCTTCAACTCGGGATCAACCACCGAGGCCGCGTCCTTGCCCAT
Above is a genomic segment from Candidatus Brevundimonas colombiensis containing:
- a CDS encoding GFA family protein, coding for MSDDFKLTGGCNCGAVRYVLSAPPLAVAACHCTNCRKQSGAAYSVNLVVRASTLSIEGELAVYSDTDTESGAPVERQFCPACGSPIRSVPAATPKIVAVKAGTLDDAGPYGPQVHIWTRSKLPWVELPAGAVQFEKSPPA
- a CDS encoding enoyl-CoA hydratase-related protein; this translates as MTTTGMSLEWRDQIAILRMDDPSTLNAVTLGSIEAFGDLLDEVAAKARAMILTGAGRAFCSGANIGMGMEGRMDGADYDAGETLDSHINPLMTRLRNMPLPWVSAVNGAAAGVGASLALAGDMIVAGESAFFLQAFSRIGLAPDGGSSHLLVRTIGRARASELMLLGERLSAAKALEWGLINRVVPDAELAEAALALAQRLAKGAYSQRLIRQLAWSAVDADWETALAQERAAQRTAGQSADHREGVRAFMEKRAAAFTGA